A stretch of the Erinaceus europaeus chromosome 1, mEriEur2.1, whole genome shotgun sequence genome encodes the following:
- the FUT11 gene encoding alpha-(1,3)-fucosyltransferase 11, with protein sequence MAASRTGLVLAALGVLSVSVTSGSRAAAGAERGGEAEWAEPWDGAVFRPPSALGAVGVARGPGSPWSGREEAEDLPVLLWWSPGLFPHFPGDSELIECPRGACVASRDRRVWGDARTRALLFYGTDFRASEAPLPRLAHQSWALLHEESPLNNFLLSHDPGIRLFNLTSTFSRHSDYPLPLQWLPGVAYLRREAPALQERAEWRRRGYAPLLYLQSHCDVPADRDRYVLELMRYIPVDSYGRCLQNRELPATRLQDTTTATTEDPELLSFLSRYKFHLALENAICDDYMTEKLWRPMHLGAVPVYRGSPSVRDWMPNNHSIILIDDFESPQKLAEFIDFLDKNDEEYMKYLAYKQPGGITNQFLLDSLKHREWGVNDPLLPNYLNGFECFVCDHELARLDTEKAHAASPGDVPAPEPHIAQPSHMDCPVPTPGFGSVEEIPDNDSWKEMWLQDYWQNLDQAEALTTMIHNNETQQRKFWHYLHENFVRRNQNL encoded by the exons ATGGCGGCCAGCCGCACTGGGCTTGTGCTGGCCGCTTTGGGGGTGCTGAGCGTCAGTGTAACCAGTGGCTCCCGGGCCGCAGCAGGAGCGGAGAGGGGCGGGGAGGCGGAGTGGGCGGAGCCGTGGGATGGCGCGGTTTTCCGGCCGCCGTCGGCACTGGGGGCAGTGGGGGTGGCGCGCGGTCCCGGGAGCCCTTGGtcagggagggaggaggcagaggactTGCCGGTGCTGCTGTGGTGGAGCCCGGGGCTGTTCCCTCACTTTCCGGGCGACTCGGAGCTCATCGAATGCCCGCGCGGCGCGTGCGTGGCGTCCCGGGACCGGCGAGTGTGGGGCGACGCGCGAACGCGCGCGCTGCTCTTCTACGGCACCGACTTCCGTGCGTCCGAGGCGCCTCTGCCACGCCTGGCGCACCAGAGCTGGGCGCTCCTGCACGAGGAGTCGCCGCTTAACAACTTCTTGCTGAGCCACGACCCTGGCATCCGGCTCTTTAATCTTACCTCCACCTTCAGCCGCCACTCTGACTACCCGCTGCCGCTCCAGTGGCTGCCGGGGGTCGCTTACCTGCGCCGAGAGGCGCCTGCGCTCCAGGAGCGCGCGGAGTGGCGCCGCCGGGGGTACGCGCCGCTGCTCTACCTTCAGTCCCACTGCGACGTGCCGGCCGACCGAGACCGCTACGTCCTCGAGCTGATGCGCTACATCCCG GTGGACTCCTACGGGAGATGCCTGCAGAATCGGGAGCTGCCAGCTACACGGTTGCAGGACACAACTACAGCCACCACGGAGGATCCCGAGCTCTTGTCCTTCTTGTCCCGCTATAAGTTCCATCTGGCCCTTGAAAATGCCATCTGTGACGATTACATGACAGAGAAACTGTGGCGTCCCATGCATCTGGGTGCTGTGCCAGTGTACCGTGGCTCTCCCTCTGTGAGGGACTGGATGCCCAACAACCACTCAATCATCCTCATCGATGATTTTGAGTCTCCTCAGAAACTGGCAGAATTTATTGACTTTCTGGACAAGAATGATGAGGAGTATATGAAATACTTGGCATACAAGCAACCAGGGGGCATTACCAATCAGTTCCTTCTGGATAGTCTGAAACATCGGGAGTGGGGAGTGAATGATCCCTTACTGCCTAACTACCTCAACGGCTTCGAGTGTTTTGTTTGCGATCATGAATTGGCTCGTCTGGACACCGAGAAAGCCCATGCAGCGTCTCCGGGGGACGTCCCTGCCCCGGAGCCTCACATTGCCCAGCCTTCACACATGGACTGCCCAGTGCCCACACCTGGCTTTGGCAGTGTGGAAGAGATTCCTGATAATGACAG